One part of the Verrucomicrobiota bacterium genome encodes these proteins:
- a CDS encoding sensory rhodopsin transducer, translating into MTTGGKKKWMVADARFQSTRTGGEYLCFLNANEEDAAVRMAFLFGEKKAPIEDVIVVVKAQTTRHLALDRSSELGGISLPEKTAFGIVLKSDIPIVVQHSRLVSIGDQEVLLSSQPYSE; encoded by the coding sequence AAATGGATGGTGGCGGACGCTCGTTTTCAGTCTACACGGACTGGCGGTGAATATCTGTGCTTTCTCAACGCCAACGAAGAGGATGCGGCCGTTCGAATGGCCTTTTTATTTGGTGAGAAGAAGGCTCCAATCGAGGATGTGATTGTGGTCGTTAAAGCTCAAACAACGAGACATTTAGCTTTAGATCGTTCGAGTGAATTGGGTGGTATTAGCTTGCCAGAGAAAACAGCTTTTGGGATTGTCTTAAAAAGCGATATTCCAATCGTGGTCCAACATTCCAGATTGGTAAGCATTGGGGATCAAGAGGTTTTATTGTCCTCACAACCCTACAGTGAATAG